In Staphylococcus lloydii, the following proteins share a genomic window:
- a CDS encoding formylglycine-generating enzyme family protein, whose amino-acid sequence MAKDCCTPNRKFDSSKGSESVQFTEKKATHYGSTESMVLIPAGNFLMGTNSKEGFKSDGEGPIRKVELNAFYIDACAVTNAQFKAFVDDTGYKTDAEKYGWSFVFYQLLSSNIMNKVPQRLPQTPWWCVVPNAYWYQPEGQGTTINNRMEHPVVHISWNDANAYCEWAGKRLPTEAEWEYAARGGLSQKKYPWGDELLPNDKHMCNIWQGQFPKVNTLDDGYLGTAPVKSFPENGYGLYNVAGNVWEWCSDWFTTNLHKKGGKVNPKGPQSGDSKVVRGGSYLCHRSYCNRYRVAARSSNTPDSSTGNMGFRCVIDAKA is encoded by the coding sequence GTGGCTAAAGATTGTTGTACACCTAATAGAAAATTTGATAGTTCAAAAGGTTCTGAATCTGTGCAGTTTACTGAAAAAAAGGCAACACATTATGGTTCCACGGAATCGATGGTATTGATTCCAGCTGGTAACTTTCTAATGGGCACGAATAGTAAAGAAGGTTTTAAATCTGATGGTGAAGGCCCTATCCGTAAAGTTGAATTAAACGCTTTTTATATAGATGCATGTGCAGTTACTAATGCACAATTTAAAGCTTTTGTTGATGACACGGGTTATAAAACTGACGCTGAAAAATATGGTTGGTCCTTTGTATTTTATCAGTTATTATCTTCCAATATAATGAATAAAGTACCTCAACGTCTGCCACAAACGCCTTGGTGGTGTGTCGTTCCAAATGCGTACTGGTATCAACCAGAAGGTCAAGGAACTACTATTAACAATCGCATGGAGCATCCTGTGGTACATATTTCATGGAATGATGCGAATGCTTATTGTGAATGGGCAGGCAAACGGTTACCGACTGAAGCAGAATGGGAGTATGCTGCAAGAGGTGGCTTAAGCCAGAAGAAATATCCGTGGGGTGACGAGTTGCTGCCAAATGACAAACACATGTGTAATATTTGGCAAGGACAATTTCCAAAGGTAAATACACTAGATGATGGTTATTTAGGTACAGCACCAGTAAAATCATTTCCAGAAAATGGATACGGTCTTTATAATGTTGCAGGAAATGTATGGGAATGGTGTAGTGACTGGTTTACTACGAACCTTCATAAAAAAGGCGGTAAAGTAAATCCAAAAGGACCTCAAAGTGGTGATAGTAAAGTCGTTCGTGGAGGTTCTTATCTATGTCACCGTTCTTATTGTAATCGTTATCGGGTTGCGGCACGTTCTTCCAATACACCTGATAGCT